From Argopecten irradians isolate NY chromosome 12, Ai_NY, whole genome shotgun sequence, one genomic window encodes:
- the LOC138305021 gene encoding uncharacterized protein encodes MVKSQKSRKAKFDVTIIEDRQWILDNKTENEGKTKNIRKSTRNAMGEYIVPIGGKALTSLGNPAPGPANYSPHIGLTRQSAPQYSIVGKHRSNNERTSVGKGLPGPSDYTTTGDLIWKKKNSTLKSRGKSYFDEEAAKSCTVIGPAKYNVEHKLGKDGPKYSIAHKQPPVIYTGPPNSKVQPADTHGFQTPGPNYRPNSGYWKRGHEKSFGSARNVSYSENPGPGDYCIKDPPSGTSYSFGTKLPPTPSVKRALFTESPGPGAYNLGTTIGKATSVTIAGKAKEVDLGGVYILPTMSIDRTSTGRSFDPKSAYYGGTKPRVFESTPGPNAYNIHTTVGTSIAVSLTGDRKKAYTPVKKGSTFLVPRDLDVTPGPNAYNLQDNKGLGKTGFAVSLKGFRVDPFKPNVDPLDVNPHYHGFWEAKNAFKYAPVPPKPPKEGFTLKGDRRHTFTGAKGTNAVFLLPQLVDTNPGPGAYDIAPLWGRRAIETALLGKSKVFKTSQRPFISSEMYVKVNRLDDQHTRRPDAAKGRPSRQGSYIPSQMEEMYAKRLEKLKQSSQPGVSLKGRRLHSLFGEPTTPGPADYTLSKKNLKTNPIYSNRQRNKPSFPDSLNYTSKEEGELPGPGSYNLSKNFVKNDSPAYSMRQKIRKSENENPAPNSYKAEQNDTVPGGKKAPSFSMGKRFEVPDSKTSPGPAAYSPTLADSTPKYTMTSRPKSNRRGGNPAANAYKVPSAFGQTSAATFKSRASPYVYSGFRTTKITEEVSI; translated from the exons CAACTCGCAATGCAATGGGAGAATACATTGTACCGATTGGAGGAAAGGCGCTTACATCGCTTG GCAACCCTGCTCCTGGCCCAGCCAACTACTCTCCCCATATAGGTCTAACTCGACAGTCAGCTCCACAGTACTCCATTGTAGGCAAGCACCGCTCAAACAATGAACGAACCAGTG TAGGTAAAGGCCTCCCTGGTCCTTCAGACTATACTACCACAGGGGACCTGATCTGGAAGAAGAAAAACTCCACACTCAAAAGTCGTGGCAAGAGCTATTTTGATGAGGAAGCTGCGAAGAGTTGTACTGTCATAGGACCAGCTAAATATAATGTAGAGCATAAACTCGGGAAAGACGGGCCCAAATACAGCATCGCCCACAAACAACCTCCCGTAATTTATACAGGACCTCCAAACAGTAAAGTCCAACCTGCAGATACACACG GATTCCAAACACCTGGCCCGAACTATCGTCCAAACTCGGGCTATTGGAAACGTGGCCACGAAAAGTCATTTGGATCAGCAAGAAATGTCAGCTACTCAGAAAACCCAG gCCCAGGCGATTACTGCATAAAGGACCCTCCTTCTGGTACTTCATACTCCTTTGGAACAAAACTCCCACCTACTCCTAGTGTCAAGAGAG CATTATTTACCGAGAGTCCAGGCCCTGGAGCGTACAACCTTGGGACCACCATTGGTAAAGCTACATCAGTAACCATAGCTGGCAAGGCCAAGGAGGTTGACCTTGGAGGTGTGTATATCT TACCAACAATGTCAATTGATCGGACATCCACCGGGCGTTCATTTGACCCTAAGTCTGCCTACTATGGAGGAACCAAACCTAGAGTGTTTGAGAGTACACCAGGGCCTAATGCTTACAATATACACACAACAGTGGGCACATCTATTGCTGTCAGTCTTACAGGGGATCGAAAGAAAGCTTATACCCCAGTCAAGAAAGGGTCAACATTTCTGGTACCAAGGGATCTGGATGTTACTCCAGGCCCAAATGCTTATAACCTACAGGACAACAAAGGGCTTGGAAAGACAGGGTTTGCTGTCAGCTTGAAGGGATTCCGTGTAGATCCCTTCAAACCAAATGTTGATCCTCTTGATGTTAACCCACATTATCATGGATTTTGGGAGGCAAAAAATGCCTTCAAATATGCACCTGTGCCCCCAAAGCCGCCAAAAGAAGGATTTACCTTAAAAGGAGATCGAAGACATACTTTCACTGGGGCAAAGGGAACTAATGCAGTTTTCTTACTACCACAGTTAGTGGACACCAACCCTGGACCAGGAGCCTATGACATTGCTCCTCTGTGGGGAAGGCGGGCTATAGAAACAGCGTTGCTAGGGAAATCAAAGGTTTTTAAAACAAGTCAAAGACCTTTTATAtctagtgaaatgtatgtgaaagtAAATCGTTTAGATGATCAACATACAAGGAGACCTGATGCTGCCAAAGGTCGACCAAGTCGTCAAGGGAGTTACATTCCTTCACAAATGGAAGAAATGTATGCCAAGAGAttagaaaaattaaaacagTCTAGTCAGCCAGGGGTATCACTCAAGGGCAGACGACTCCATTCATTATTTGGAG AGCCTACAACTCCTGGACCAGCTGATTATACTCTGTCAAAGAAAAATCTAAAGACAAATCCTATATATTCCAACAGACAACGCAACAAGCCATCCTTCCCAGACTCTCTCAACTACACATCTAAAG AAGAAGGAGAGCTACCTGGTCCTGGAAGCTACAACTTGTCCAAaaactttgtgaaaaatgaCTCTCCAGCGTATTCTATGAGACAAAAGATACGGAAGTCTGAAA ATGAAAACCCTGCTCCCAATTCTTACAAGGCAGAGCAGAATGACACTGTTCCTGGTGGCAAAAAGGCTCCATCTTTCTCTATGGGCAAGCGATTTGAAGTGCCGGACA GTAAGACGAGTCCAGGACCTGCTGCTTATTCTCCAACTCTCGCTGATTCTACACCGAAATACACAATGACCAGTCGTCCAAAGAGTAACAGGC GGGGAGGTAATCCAGCTGCAAATGCTTACAAAGTGCCGTCAGCCTTTGGACAGACCAGTGCAGCCACATTTAAAAGTCGAGCCAGCCCCTACGTATATTCAGGATTCCGTACAACCAAAATCACAGAGGAGGTGTCCATTTAA